Within the Rosa rugosa chromosome 2, drRosRugo1.1, whole genome shotgun sequence genome, the region ttgcagcaaacaaagattggcccttgcaccagtttgatgtgaagaatgcgtttcataatgggaatttggaggaagaagtgtacatggatgtgcccccaggtgttaagaattacccaagtgacattggcaaggtgtgtaaattgaagaagtctttgtatggcctgaagcagtctccaagagcttggtttggaagattttcaaagtccatgaaagcctttgggtacagacagagcaattctgaccataccttgtttatcaaacgcaagaatggtaagattacagctcttattgtgtatgttgatgacatgattgttacaggggatgatccgaaatagatgaatgaattgcaaaagtatctgtcaaaggagtttgaaatgaaggatctgggacaactgaagtattttctgggtattgaagttgcaaggtctaagaaggggattttgctttcacaaaggaagtatgtccttgatttacttgctgaaacagggatgctggactgcaaaccaatggagacacccattgagatgaatcacagacttgctatttatcctgatcaagttccaactgacaaagggaggtatcaacgtcttgtaggaaggttgatttatctttcacatactagacctgatattgcttatgctgtgagtgttgttagtcaatttatgcattgtcctagtgaagagcatatggatgcagtctttcgtattttgaagtacttgaagatggcgccaggtaaagggttactgtttcagaaaaaagatgaattggaagttgttgggtacacagatgcagattgggctggtgataaaactgacagacgttctacatctgggtacttcacttttgttggaggaaaccttgtcacttggcgtagcaaaaagcagaaagttgttgccagatcaagtgcagaagctgagttccgaggtatggcacacggagtctgtgaaatgttgtggattcgtaatgtcttgaaagacttgggttacaagcttaaaaagcctatggatttgcattgtgataatacagctgccattgaaattgcacataatccagttcagcatgatagaacaaagcatgtggaggttgaccgtcattttattaaagaaaatcttgacagaaaggttattcgcttttcatttgtaaactcagatgagcaattagctgatgttcttactaaaggagtgtccaggaaggtatttgacagctcagttcacaagttgggcatgatagacatctatgcaccaacttgagggggagtgtagaatcgctgtaaatctgtatgtaattaggattttatttaattaggatatcctgtaattatggaaagattgtttcctattagagttagactactcctttgtacttgtatatataccctcattgtgggatgaatagatttatcgaattaaccctgaattgaagtattcttttctactacgTTGGAGTATGGTATAACCAAATTTCTAACCAAACAGTTGTGTGGGTTGCAAACAGAGACAACCATGTCCCTGATACCTCTGGAGTGCTATCCATAAATGAAGATGGAGGCCTAGTCATCTATGGAAATAACCGAAGTTTCCCTCTTTGGTCTGCTAATGtcactctctcttctccaaaCAATTCAATTGCCAAGCTTCTGGATACAGGAAATCTTGTCTTGCTCGAGAATGAGGATAGTCAAAAGGTTCTATGGCAAGGATTTGATTATCCCACTGATACAATGCTTCCACTTATGAAAATTGGTTTGGACAGGCGGTCTGGGCTGAACAGGTTCTTAACATCTTGGAAGTCGAAAGATGACCCAGGAATCGGGAGCTGTTCATTTCGGCTTGAACCTAGTGGATTTCCACAGATGATTTTGTACAAGGATGGAGCTCCGTGGTGGCGGTCTGAAGTTGCACCTTGGGTTGACCAGACATGGGGTACTGCAACAACTTTAGTGAACAATGCAGATGAGGTATCCATTATGTCATCAGCTAAGAACAATCAGTCAAATTTCTCAAGGACGGTGTTAGATGAATCAGGAACATTAGGACGGTTCACGTGGAATGATCGAGCACAAAAATGGATAGAAATTCGGTCTGTTCCAATAGAGCGTTGCGATTTTTATGGACAATGTGGTCCAAATGGTAACTGCAATCCCTACCCTACTGATACTATAGATTGCACCTGCCTTCCGGGGTTTGAACCCAAGTCGCCAACGGATTGGTACTCGAGAGATGGGACGGATGGGTGTGTAAAGAAAAAAGGAGTATCTACATGTCGAAATGGGGAAAAATTTGTGCCTCTGGAAAGTAAGAAAATACCAGACTTGTCTAGGGCACTTGTTAATATGGATGTGACTCATGTGAGTATGAAAGCGTGCGAGCAAGAATGCTTGACAAATTGCTCTTGCATTGCATACAGTAGCAGCGACAAAACTGGATGTGTGACTGGTATGGGGAATTGATGGACACAAGGGTGCAGCCTAGTACTGGTCAAAATTTATATGTACGAGTTGATGCAATCGTCTTTGGTACGTTCCTCGTTttattatttccctaatctttCTTATTAAGTTCATtgtgttctttatttttatttttattttctttgtagCTCAATATGCAAAGAAGTAAAATGATTCTCTTAGCAAGAAGGAAAAGCTGGCAATTTCACTAGTATCTGTTTTAGCGCTATTTCTACTAGTTTTCCTTGTTTATTGGTTACTGAGGATGAAGAGAAAAGGTAATCATGTCACTCATTTTTTAGATGCATATTTTTCATGGTCCTATCCCTTTTTGATTTCATGAAAAGTGATTCATTATTCAGTTATTTACTGTTTGTTCTATATATAGCACAATTATAATTCACCCAGCTCTATATGAAATATTTGATAGGTAAAAGAAGACGAGATGAATATTCATTTAGCTTCTTCAAGGAATCTACTGGTGGAATGGAACCTGATGAAAGTAGCATAAGCTCAGATTTGCCATTCTTTGACCTAACAACCATAGCAGCAGCCACAGACAACTTCTCTCTTGCAAACAAGCTTGGAACAGGCGGTTTTGGCCCCGTCTATAAGGTACTACAGTTTCCCTCAGATAACTTCTCAAATCATGAATAAGAATTTTGTGTTGATATACATCTATCTATATTATGTATTGTTTATGCAAGTACATTTTGATGAGGATATATGATATTTTTGTGTAAGCGAACTGAATGTGTAATACATTCATAATTTACTGAAGTATACTATAAGCAGTCAAACATGAATTATTATTGCAGGGTGTACTTTTTAATGGAAAGGAAATAGCAGTGAAAAGATTATCGAAGACCTCGGGTCAAGGAATTGAAGAGTTTAAAAATGAGATTTTGTTGATTGCGAAACTCCAACATCGCAACCTTGTGAGGATATTAGGTTGTTGCGTTCAAGATGAAGAGAAGATTAGCATCTTATGAGTACTTACCAAACAAAGGCCtcgacttttttatttttagtatgtcttcttttttgctttttatttcTTAAATTCTCACTTAAAACAAAGCAACCAAGAATTTAATCTGAATTTCCTAATCTTTGCAGACGAAACCAACAGAGCACTTTTAGATTGGACAAGACGCTTTGAGATTATCCACGGAATTACTAGAGGAATTATATATCttcatcaagattcaagattaaGAATTATTCACCGAGATCTAAAGGCCAGCAATGTTCTACTAGATGCTTCTATGAACcccaaaattgcagattttggtATGGCTAAAATTTTTAAGGGAGATCAAAATGAAGCAAATACAAAGTGTGTGGTTGGAACATAGTAAGTGAATTTCTCCAAGTGAGATGATATAAACTTGATAATGCATGCATGCCAGTATACTGCACAATCCAAATGCTAATTTCCTGTTGATTGGTGAAAGAAGCTTGATAATCAACTATTTGTTTATGTTTGTGCAGTGGTTATATGTCACCAGAGTATGCAATGCGAGGAAGGTTTTCAGTGAAGTCGGATGTATATAGCTATGGCGTTTTACTAATAGAAATCATTACCGGAAGAAAGAATAATGGCTTTTACCATGAGGAACATCCCGACTCAAATTTAGTTGGCCATGTAAGCGTACTTTTCTGATAGCAAACAGGTTTATCCCCCTAATGATTGTTGCTAATTAATTACTCAACGTAAATTGTTTTTAGGTTTGGAACTTGTGGAGTGAAGGTAAAGTCTTGCAAATAGTTGATTCGTCCATCGGTGAATCATACCCCGTCAATGAAGTTCTGAAATGTATTCAAATTGCCTTCTTATGCGTGCAAGAGTATCCAGCTGACCGGCCAACCATGTCTGAAGTTCTTTTCATGCTAGGTAACGATGCGGCTCTTCCTTCACCACGAAAACCTGCATTCTTATTGGAGAGAAGTAGCAGTTCTATGGGTGGCAAGTTGTCAACCCGTGAAGGATATAATTCTCTAAATGATTTCACATGTAGTGTGGTAGAAGCTCGGTAGGAGCGTACAATCTTATGTGAATATTGGCCAAGAGCCgatgataatatatatattgttgtaaaacagaaaagttttgagagagagagagagagtttggacacagagaatagaatgtgtgtgttattcatctcaccatggggggggtttatataggagtacatgATGTATACAAATAGGCAACGTTTAATCGCAACGTCAATTACTCCTATTCACAATCCTATCAATCACTAATCTGTAGTGAAAGGCATATAtgactctccatctatttacatgatattagTCATAATtgtttacaacactcccccttggatatttcatgtcaatagtgtttcCTAGGCTgagcgcttctaagttgtctcgtcaaaaaccttgccaagtaataaaaaccctgtgggagaaaaacaaccttggtcgaaggagaaaaagagcacaacgcgcttgagtgtggagtagcagTATCACAGCTTTagagataggtgaagtcttcttatcagcaccataagtaggtagtatgtctacgagagggatgcattagagttgctacaccaaaaccttgcccggtaaacccagtgggagaaacccgtggtcgaagggaaaagatgagcaaatgcatatatgtcaaatcaaagcatcttcaggatgcagtaagtggggtgaccatgccaaagatgtgcctcgtcaaaaccttgccaggtaacaaaacccagtgggacaaaataaccctggacgaaggacaaaaagagtacacgatggtcaagtgtgtatgcttcgggatactccccctgatttcgactccccctgaaaattacatgttaggtaattcagatagtttacgtagaccaataccttaaacatgcttctggaatgtagactttggtagtgacttgatAAAGAGGTCTGCAAATAtgcttaacttcaatcttctgatgctcctgttgttgctaatTGAAGGAGAACTTCGgtacaatatgtttggtgttgtctcctttgatgaaactcatctttatatgctctatgtaagcagcattatcctcgtagataatggttggttcatctgtggtggaatgcagtccacatgtgcttcaaacatgctttgtaacggctcttagccatgtacattcacatactgcttcttgaagagctagtatctcagcatgattcgaagaggtagcaacaagtgtctatttcgtagacctccaagaaatttcagtattcccaatggtaaagacataaccagtttgggaatgtgccttgtgcgggtctgatagatagtctatatcagcatatccaacaaggcgagcatcattctgaggatcaagggggtttgatccattccttgatgcgtagggatagaataagcccatatccgttgtacctctaaggtagcgaaaaatgtcttttatgccattctagtggcggcgtgttggcgcaaagctatatctagctaacaagttcacatcgaatgagatgtcctatctagggcattgagccaagtagaataatgcgcctattgcacttagatatgggacttctggcaccaatatctcttcattatcatctgcaggacgatacggttctctctagacttcagatgaccatgggtgtgcttgcttttatcctcattaaagaatcttaacatcttctggatgtaatttggttgatggaccaaaatttcatctacactgtcctcagacttcaggtcgagacaataatttgtttcccaaggcctttcatctcaaattcggactTCAGGTgttttgcggtttccttgatttcttcaggagtatcagtcaaatttatgtcattgacatagaccatCATAATTGCAAACtcggaacttgtttccttaataaacacgcatgggcatagttttacatatcccatcccgatcaaatattcacttagacggttataccacctccgtctagattgtttcaataaagtgaacgcctcaaaactaatggagagcgtgttccgtggtctagaactatttgcatcgggtatattaagtcctttaggaacttttatgtatatctctgtatcgtgatcctcatagagataagctgtgaccacattcataagctgcatattcagtttttcggaaatctaccaaactgataaggtagcagaacgttatgacgtccattacgggagaatacgcctcctcgtaatcaatcacagggcgttgagaaaattcttgcgccactagacgagccttgtgtatcacaatctcgtttttctcattacgcttccttacaaatacccatttaaatcctacaggtttaacatggggaggtgtgggAACTACAGGcccaaacacctttctctttgtcaaggaatctaattcgacctggattgcttatttcctttttttggccagtcgtctcttcgttgatattcatcaacggagcgaggttcgatgtcatcgctatttataattttagtagctactgcgaatacaaatatatcatcgatgataatctcattccgatttcagatctcacttaagcatgcataatttaccgagatttctctattctcgggagtgggttcagacgttggagcgtcccccaacgtcgtctcttctaggacggacccataatccggaattgtctcgtgagatggatcagttgagatcgcaatgtctagtggattcgttggtgccagttttaccctcttccggggataagaatccttcgaacctagtggtctacctcgcttctgggtagggatatgtgactggttagccgccatggtcatACCTCATCCATCTGGGGCGACGcatcctacagggacatctatccttgcaggcacatttgcagcaggtatatgtgatctcgtcactttagctagatcagagaaagtgtctctatagatctagaattgtccACACTTCAGTATTTTCatgcggtttggggatcaagatgagacattgtggggacattccatgttaattcacgccgttcattaggaacggtgacgttcttatctccccctaacggcgggaagactgtctcatcaaagtgacaatccgcaaatctagcggtaaagagatcgcctgtcaagggctctaaagagcacataatggatgggattcataatcgacatacatgcccatcctttgttgaggacccaattttgtacgttgtgacggcacaattggcacgtggactgcacacccaaatgcGTGTAAGTGCGAAActtcaggttcgtacccagtcaccagctgtaacacggagtaaggttgggtagcagtgggccttaacgggaccaacatagctgcatgcaagattgcatagccccacacaaaaactagaagcttggtgcgcattaccaagataCTATTTGtgagaccatcttgggtgtgaacatagggaactatatgttcagtatcaatcccaagggatatgcaataatcatcgaaatacttcgatgtaaactctccggtattatcaagtcttatagactttatgggataatccgagtggtgaaccctcaatttcatgatctgggtgagagtttagcaaaaacagcgttttcttgtggacaatagtgtaacatgtgatcactttgtcgatacatcaaccaaaaccattaatatttaactggtccacatggtggttggatatatatgtccacaaatttcccttgcattctgtgcagaaaaatggtggtgtatgtactagtctttgcatatgatggtctagtatggcatagtgtgtcattatatacaagacccttattcagaaggggatgcacctacgatgagttgaggatacggtgcatcatactttgacctgggtgtcccaaacggtcatgccatagcaagtagttgcttgaattagttagcttctagctaacagattccaatttctccaatgtacgcttctggccacacactttggaggttatgcaaagatattacactcatttttctcagtgatttcaacgtggtaaccgttggttcgaatatccttaatactcaataacattCTTCTGGAATGTGGAGATTATATGacctcattaatggtaggttcagtaccattggacaacatacagTGGGTTTTGCCgtaaccctctatcaggttggattggcctgatacggttgtcacagaggtatgaatagacataagtttgaaaaatatctccgatctgggagtatggtgtgcgtaatagcacttttaaccagacaacaaacttccccacagaatatgcctattcatttatttaattcaatggatcacatgtataaataagtttattgaattaaatatattcgaacataaccacatttctataatccaaaataattgaaaacataaatcaccaaaatccgaagatgttttattcattaagatgaaatagatatggcacaaggggccaattatacccatgtcttcgagttctaatcctcggtatgttcagtaactgcctgaaaatccgtgatctctagtgtggaatcgatagaaaatgaccctttaataaagttggtatttcgagttccgcaACCgacgtaatactcatctactgcttaggctatcgcacaacaggtgcgggaccagcagtcaattcctccacattgataacaaagatcatgctgattctggtggcagcgggcctgaccagtgttcctttcaactcaggcttgctgagttatggcatcatggttcctaccacgtgggccttggccacgtggagcctgattacatggcctcttaggctttggccaagtggcagacggtcatatgggctaatttcgttctgccaatcatgtcttgcttcaagcaagaaaatggtcatttgatggtgaaagtgctcttccagagcgacccaaagagtctgtgtatcctcttcatcggatactcaacttggagtgttttctccatatgtttcctttgaaaattatggcactcatattaaaagcctcaatgacgacattgttagcattgattgttgatctcatcttctttgcaatcagatgaattttcacatcttgagttcactttagatagtttcttttGGAGACCTCCAAAAcaacaaagtcaaacatgttgagatttgacatttcttacaggaaaggaacaaataatattagtgctttgggtaatatcatccataagcaagtaatgagaacttcaggttctataacatggtatgaaaaatcggattagacatgtaaaatctactggttttatcatgtgtggtgaatttatgaaggaaacatcaagtttcttaaacggcattatcgaaactacaagttcgatatatgtatgtgttgtgaaattttaattaaaactcgcaagcgcacgaatcgtcgttagtatagtgtgcaagtacgaggtcgttccaactgaggattgataatcaatttaaatcctaacctaattaatccaaacacaaaaacacataaacaatcaaactaaagaagatatggttttaaggttttcaactaaacaaataatgtgaaaattaaataaagaaagaaagaaagaaacaaataatgataaaacctagggtttcggaatcaaccactaacaatcctatttatgtttcgatgcaattaacaaattcttttatttcttttgatgacaattcccgtatctaagtccaggtacggcacttagaccatagttttccttaagtgtatgattctctccaggtacggcaaaggtcgtatatcctaacatgcagtttatctaggtacggcataaatttaacacataggactcattactttctagaaaacaagagaatcatgcaaaccattacttcaggtacgacaataatgtaattcacaactcttaatcacaagaagctaatttgaattatattgcaggtacgcctcaaattcatcttctaattactagatgcaaagccctaaggtgatcaatcaaagaacttaaacataaaagcatcaattcaaatagtgattaagcattcatcataaagaaactataaatccatcaataaatcatcaaagtacataagcaatcatgatagggcatcatcttaaccctagaaaaagtttaacaaaatataactaaataaaacataggaaaaacataaaaagaatggaaggggaaaagaaagggaagatggatgagtcgtctctgctccttaggcgtctacattgtgctcccgagactctcttctcatgtaaattcgtgctcccttatatagggaagatttctgctcatctttggtttcatgtttccttgtaaaacttggatttagattcctttcttcatttggaatgggaaaaccttgaaatatctcttgtagaagtaggaataagttcatcatttaatcctcatctgaattaacttccttgaaacattaggattgatgctcttgtgccacggaacttgagttctccacgaatggttgtaaattcccgagcagatttcctgtccgacctatcttcactcaaataatcataactttctctagaagaatcgaaatcgagatccgtaaaattctacagaaagtggacatccgtatctttccaatgatataaggctcattgtctgattcgatctgagtaactcccagtaattcggcgaagttggatgttctgcacagacagattctgggacctgggcgtcttttaatcctagttagctcattttatcttcttttcttctttctatggaacaaacctacaaaaacactaaaagatgtaaatgaatcataaatcaagagaactaaacataaatatcaagattaagaggcatagaaatataggaaaatatgagcacatcagtatgaactactggttcatttagaacttctagttcattaggtacctgcattttctacacatatattctagtgcaaaaatttagacaagtaacacaataatattgaattgggcaaattgaaataatctcacaaaaaatcacaaatcaattgagatattaattgcatgctactaatttaacatattaactatcacacaattatgtgaataaatgcttctggcaattaattacacatattagatatggtgaatctatttacaatatcaaatcatttttcattttattttgattctgctggaccaaagaatgagtgggcttgatagtgaagcctatcgggcttagtctgcgagCTTGTGACCAggcctttcatgcgtaattcaaatggtgtgtgaggcctactgggctgctaggtcccgcagagggagagtgggcctactgggctcaagctggtctgccaaggaatgaaaagttattactcaacccttttggtaactccaattaaatacgaccaggtaagagtatgaggtttgggtggagcgaggctctcttaagtacacagcctcattgtatcttgcctagacatcgcatcgaattgggtgcgcctacttggaaagattcataacCTTTCAATGTTATCGAAACTACGGGTTCGATacgtgtgaacttctggttcaatatttatgtatgaacttctggttcatta harbors:
- the LOC133731422 gene encoding G-type lectin S-receptor-like serine/threonine-protein kinase At1g11410, yielding MWFDKILLISFVLLPSCICLDTFTLNQAIKDGDVLVSGREIFALGFFSAGNSSNRYVCRIAVNLILFYYVGVWYNQISNQTVVWVANRDNHVPDTSGVLSINEDGGLVIYGNNRSFPLWSANVTLSSPNNSIAKLLDTGNLVLLENEDSQKVLWQGFDYPTDTMLPLMKIGLDRRSGLNRFLTSWKSKDDPGIGSCSFRLEPSGFPQMILYKDGAPWWRSEVAPWVDQTWGTATTLVNNADEVSIMSSAKNNQSNFSRTVLDESGTLGRFTWNDRAQKWIEIRSVPIERCDFYGQCGPNGNCNPYPTDTIDCTCLPGFEPKSPTDWYSRDGTDGCVKKKGVSTCRNGEKFVPLESKKIPDLSRALVNMDVTHVSMKACEQECLTNCSCIAYSSSDKTGCVTGMGN